The Fragaria vesca subsp. vesca linkage group LG2, FraVesHawaii_1.0, whole genome shotgun sequence genome includes a window with the following:
- the LOC101302809 gene encoding GDSL esterase/lipase At4g16230-like has translation MLKLMDTENSCEEVHIQANSRRKLDFLDGIDLNTSAEDDSAEEKEFEPVEAFAGTTVDCHFIQDVSDNTIRGMFVFGSSLVDNGNNNYLETTSKANYLPYGIDFPYGTSGRFTNSKNVIDLLCDQVKLPLIPPFQDPSAKGSKILHGVNHASGSSGILNDTGSVAGNATSLSQQIMDFEVVTLAELEAQLGCNSSQSLPSYLIVVGVGGNDYMLNYFLRKLYLLISIETFTANLIASLDQKLQKLYSLGGRKFVVTSLMPLGNSPVITRPNIIGTPSGLNYAAELYNARLKTLLDSLKAHLSDFNFVLVNQYNIISNLTQSPPSRTGFKDTHNPCCAVSLVSQGGNGISCDRGGKTCVDRTTYMYFDGLHPTEAVNVEIATKAYASTLQGDAYPINVSQLVRLQI, from the exons ATGCTGAAGCTTATGGACACAGAAAATAGTTGCGAAGAGGTTCATATTCAAGCAAACTCACGTCGAAAGTTGGATTTTTTAGATGGAATTGACTTGAACACTTCGGCTGAAGATGATAGTGCGGAAGAAAAGGAGTTCGAACCTGTTGAAG CTTTCGCAGGCACTACTGTTGATTGTCACTTCATACAAGATGTTAGTGACAATACGATTCGAGGGATGTTTGTGTTCGGAAGCTCTCTGGTGGACAATGGCAACAATAACTACTTGGAAACCACGTCCAAAGCCAATTACTTGCCATATGGAATCGACTTCCCATATGGGACTTCTGGGAGATTCACAAACAGTAAAAATGTGATTGATCTCCTTTGTGATCAGGTTAAGCTTCCCTTAATCCCACCATTTCAAGACCCCTCCGCTAAAGGAAGTAAAATTCTTCATGGTGTCAACCATGCCTCCGGCTCTTCTGGTATCCTTAATGATACAGGATCAGTTGCG GGTAATGCAACGAGCTTGAGTCAACAAATTATGGACTTTGAGGTGGTGACACTGGCAGAGTTAGAAGCACAGCTAGGGTGCAATAGCTCTCAATCGCTACCGAGCTACTTGATTGTTGTAGGAGTTGGTGGAAATGATTACATGCTCAACTATTTCCTTAGGAAATTGTACCTCCTTATCAGTATTGAAACCTTCACTGCAAATCTCATAGCCTCTCTTGATCAGAAACTCCAG AAATTGTACAGTCTGGGAGGTCGTAAATTTGTTGTAACGTCGCTAATGCCACTAGGCAATAGTCCTGTGATTACCAGGCCAAATATTATTGGCACTCCTTCAGGTCTCAACTACGCAGCCGAGCTCTACAACGCTCGCTTGAAGACATTGCTTGACTCTCTCAAAGCTCACTTATCTGACTTCAATTTCGTTTTAGTTAACCAATATAACATTATATCTAATCTAACACAGTCTCCTCCTTCCAGAACAG GCTTTAAAGACACACACAACCCTTGTTGTGCAGTTTCCCTGGTCTCTCAAG GTGGAAATGGAATATCATGCGATAGAGGTGGGAAGACATGTGTAGATAGGACGACTTATATGTATTTTGATGGGTTGCATCCGACAGAAGCTGTAAATGTTGAAATAGCAACCAAGGCGTATGCTTCTACTCTCCAGGGCGATGCTTACCCCATCAATGTCAGCCAACTCGTCCGGCTTCAAATTTAA
- the LOC101303090 gene encoding GDSL esterase/lipase At5g08460-like has translation MAGNSSCLRLFILGVSLLSCSFQCFCLCNVNRKGETRSTTAGIKGMFVFGSSLVDNGNNNFLQNSLARADYWPYGVDFPLGPSGRFTNGKNVIDLLGEQLKIPSLIPVFADPQTKGSKIVHGVNFASGASGILDDTGSLAGHVMSLNEQIRNFEEVTLPELKTQLGFGMGCSKSLGSSVGNYLFVVGTGGNDYSFNYFLANPNNVSLQVFTANLTSSLSTQLKDNYGR, from the exons ATGGCTGGAAACTCATCATGTCTGAGGCTTTTCATCTTAGGTGTCTCCCTCCTCTCTTGCTCGTTCCAATGCTTCTGTCTTTGTAATGTAAACAGAAAAGGTGAAACTAGAAGCACTACTGCTGGGATCAAAGGGATGTTTGTGTTCGGAAGCTCTCTGGTTGACAATGGCAACAACAACTTCCTACAAAACTCACTGGCCAGAGCTGATTACTGGCCATATGGCGTTGATTTTCCTCTTGGGCCTTCTGGGAGATTCACAAATGGAAAGAATGTCATCGATCTTCTTGGAGAGCAGCTTAAGATACCTTCCTTGATTCCAGTATTCGCTGATCCCCAAACTAAAGGAAGCAAAATTGTTCATGGTGTCAACTTCGCTTCTGGTGCTTCTGGTATACTCGATGATACTGGCTCCTTAGCG GGACATGTAATGAGTCTGAACGAGCAAATAAGAAATTTCGAGGAGGTAACTTTGCCAGAGTTGAAAACCCAGTTAGGGTTTGGGATGGGGTGCAGTAAAAGCTTGGGATCATCAGTTGGTAACTACTTGTTTGTGGTGGGAACTGGTGGTAACGATTACTCTTTCAACTACTTCCTGGCCAACCCCAATAATGTCAGTCTTCAAGTCTTCACCGCCAATCTCACTTCATCTCTCTCCACACAACTAAAG GATAACTATGGCAGATAG
- the LOC101296338 gene encoding uncharacterized protein LOC101296338: protein MILEASSHPRGLPYVLSFFRRGREREIRSGEGEAGFAGEFPIPAKSRSLTGMDSFISISGTFPFSWFSQTSSEEGESKRRSSGIFRRGLGVFRPPVKASECL, encoded by the exons ATGATACTGGAAGCTTCCTCTCATCCTCGTGGTCTTCCCTATGTCCTCAGTTTCTTCAGAAGAGGTCGGGAGAGAGAGATTCGAAGTGGAGAAGGAGAGGCTGGGTTCGCCGGCGAGTTTCCGATTCCAGCCAAGTCGAGGTCTCTCACTGGTATGGATAGCTTCATCTCGATCTCAGGAACCTTTCCATTTTCTTGGTTTTCCCAGACGAGCTCTGAGGAGGGAGAATCGAAGAGGAGAAGTTCTGGAATTTTCCGGCGAGGGCTCGGTGTTTTCCGGCCACCGGTGAAGGCAAGTGAG TGTTTGTGA
- the LOC101303393 gene encoding probable glucuronosyltransferase Os01g0926700-like has protein sequence MALKTTSISLCSVPALFFAFTLLCTLSLSLFFLSNPPPPSPSPSSSISQHDSIKVYVADLPRSLNYGLLHTYWASGPDSRLPTDADHQAPTTPLPRSLQFPPYPENPLIKQYSAEYWILGDLMTPPHQRTGSFARRIFNAQDADVVFVPFFATLSAELQLATAKGVFRKKDGNEDYARQRQVVDLVKNTEAWKRSGGRDHVFVLTDPVAMWHVRAELAPAVLLVVDFGGWYRLESKLSNDNSSDVIQHTQVSVLKDVIVPYTHLLPRLQLSENKKRTTLLYFKGAKHRHRGGLVREKLWDLLANVPNIIMEEGFPNATGREQSIKGMRTSEFCLHPAGDTPTSCRLFDAIQSLCIPVIISDNIELPFEGMIDYLEFSVFIAVSDASRPNWLLSHLKSISKAERDKFRQKMAQLQPVFQYDNGHPGGIGPISPDGAVNHIWRKVDQKLPLIKEAILRERRKPTGVSVPRRCHCT, from the exons ATGGCACTCAAGACCACATCCATATCGCTCTGCTCCGTTCCCGCTCTCTTCTTCGCATTCACTCTCCTCTGCACCCTCTCTCTCTCCCTCTTCTTCCTCTCCAATCCCCCACCTCCTTCTCCCTCTCCTTCATCCTCCATTTCCCAACATGACTCCATCAAAGTCTACGTGGCAGACCTCCCCAGATCCCTCAACTATGGCCTCCTCCACACCTACTGGGCTTCCGGGCCCGACTCCCGCCTCCCTACCGACGCCGACCACCAAGCCCCGACTACCCCTTTGCCCAGAAGCCTCCAGTTTCCGCCGTATCCGGAGAATCCATTGATTAAGCAATACAGCGCCGAGTACTGGATCTTGGGGGACCTGATGACCCCTCCGCATCAGAGAACTGGGTCTTTTGCCAGACGGATTTTCAATGCCCAAGATGCTGACGTGGTGTTTGTACCCTTCTTCGCTACTCTGAGCGCCGAGCTGCAGCTGGCTACTGCCAAAGGAGTGTTCAGGAAGAAGGATGGGAATGAAGACTATGCCAGGCAGAGGCAGGTGGTGGATTTGGTCAAGAACACTGAGGCTTGGAAGAGGTCAGGTGGAAGAGACCATGTCTTTGTGCTTACTG ACCCAGTCGCAATGTGGCATGTCAGAGCAGAGCTTGCCCCGGCGGTTCTCCTCGTTGTAGATTTTGGCGGGTGGTACAGGCTTGAATCCAAGTTATCAAATGACAATTCATCAGATGTGATTCAGCACACACAAGTTTCAGTTCTCAAAGATGTAATTGTGCCGTACACGCATCTACTTCCTAGATTGCAGTTATCAGAAAACAAGAAGCGAACGACTCTGCTTTATTTCAAAGGAGCTAAACATAGGCACCGG GGAGGCTTAGTTCGAGAAAAATTGTGGGATTTGTTGGCTAATGTGCCCAACATTATTATGGAGGAAGGTTTCCCTAATGCCACTGGAAGGGAGCAATCGATAAAAGGGATGAGAACATCAGAGTTTTGCTTGCACCCAGCTGGGGACACTCCCACTTCATGCCGGCTTTTTGATGCCATTCAAAGTCTTTGTATACCTGTTATTATCAGCGACAACATAGAGCTTCCTTTCGAAGGAATGATAGATTATTTAGAATTTTCAGTTTTCATTGCTGTTAGTGATGCATCGAGACCAAACTGGCTTTTGAGTCATCTTAAGAGCATTTCAAAAGCGGAGAGGGATAAATTTCGTCAGAAAATGGCTCAGCTACAGCCTGTGTTCCAGTATGACAATGGGCATCCTGGAGGCATTGGGCCAATCTCTCCTGATGGTGCAGTGAACCATATCTGGAGAAAGGTTGACCAAAAGCTGCCGTTGATTAAGGAAGCGATCCTTCGTGAAAGGAGAAAACCTACTGGTGTATCAGTTCCACGCCGTTGTCATTGTACGTGA